One window from the genome of Bdellovibrio sp. NC01 encodes:
- the rplL gene encoding 50S ribosomal protein L7/L12 gives MSLTNDQLVDALSAKTVLEIAELVKMLEEKWGVSAAAPVAAAGAGPAAAVEEKTAFDVILVDAGANKINVIKEVRGLTGLGLAEAKALVEAGNKAVKEGATKEDAEKIKKALEAAGAKVTVK, from the coding sequence ATGTCTCTTACAAACGATCAACTAGTTGACGCATTGTCTGCGAAAACAGTTCTTGAAATCGCTGAACTTGTTAAAATGCTTGAAGAAAAATGGGGCGTTTCTGCTGCTGCTCCTGTAGCTGCTGCTGGCGCGGGTCCTGCTGCTGCTGTTGAAGAAAAAACTGCATTCGACGTTATCTTGGTTGATGCTGGCGCGAACAAAATCAACGTAATCAAAGAAGTACGTGGTTTGACTGGTTTGGGTCTTGCTGAAGCTAAAGCTCTTGTTGAAGCTGGTAACAAAGCAGTTAAAGAAGGCGCTACTAAAGAAGACGCTGAAAAAATCAAAAAAGCTCTTGAAGCTGCAGGCGCGAAAGTTACTGTTAAGTAG
- the rplJ gene encoding 50S ribosomal protein L10 encodes MITRADKEQEIKLITEKFGKAKGAFIVDFKGIKVEQVTRLRKSLNTADSEMKVVRNTLAKRAFKDHPAIEKAFSTSMKGTNAIVFSYGEVNATAKALADFAKDVEILQIKTGVMDGEALDDAKIKFLATLPGKDQLRAMFLGTLLGAGSALARCLNAYAEKMNGGAVATEEAPQA; translated from the coding sequence ATGATCACTCGCGCAGATAAAGAGCAAGAGATTAAGCTTATCACTGAGAAATTCGGTAAAGCTAAAGGAGCTTTCATCGTTGACTTCAAAGGTATCAAAGTTGAGCAAGTTACAAGACTTCGCAAATCTTTGAATACTGCTGATTCAGAGATGAAAGTAGTACGCAATACTCTTGCAAAAAGAGCGTTCAAAGATCACCCAGCTATTGAAAAAGCATTTTCGACTTCAATGAAGGGTACTAACGCCATCGTATTCTCTTACGGTGAAGTGAACGCGACTGCCAAAGCACTTGCTGATTTTGCTAAGGATGTTGAAATCCTTCAAATCAAAACTGGTGTTATGGATGGTGAAGCTTTGGACGACGCTAAAATTAAATTCTTGGCGACTCTTCCTGGCAAAGACCAACTTCGCGCTATGTTCTTGGGTACGTTGCTTGGTGCTGGATCAGCACTTGCTCGTTGCTTGAACGCATACGCAGAGAAAATGAATGGTGGCGCAGTTGCTACCGAAGAAGCACCACAAGCTTAA
- the rplA gene encoding 50S ribosomal protein L1 produces MAGKKFAAASKKVDSAKKYTVDEAFKLVVETAPAKFDESIDVALRLGIDPKQSDQQVRGAIPLPHGLGKSVKVVVFAKGPKETEAKNAGADFVGADDLVAKIQGGWLDFDKCIATPDMMATVSKVAKILGPRGLMPNPKIGTVTMNVAEAVTAEKKGKLDFRVDKAGIVHAGIGKKSMGDAKLRENFMTLLSAIVKAKPASSKGIYLRSIAVASTMGPGVKIEPNAAAAAAGAATT; encoded by the coding sequence ATGGCAGGTAAAAAGTTCGCAGCAGCCTCTAAGAAGGTTGATTCTGCAAAAAAATACACTGTTGATGAAGCATTCAAACTAGTTGTTGAGACAGCTCCAGCTAAATTTGATGAATCTATCGACGTAGCATTGCGTTTGGGTATTGACCCTAAGCAATCTGATCAACAAGTACGTGGCGCGATTCCATTGCCTCACGGTCTTGGTAAATCTGTTAAAGTCGTTGTTTTCGCAAAAGGTCCGAAAGAGACTGAAGCGAAAAACGCGGGTGCTGACTTTGTTGGCGCTGACGACCTAGTAGCAAAAATCCAAGGTGGTTGGTTAGATTTCGATAAATGTATCGCGACTCCAGATATGATGGCGACTGTTTCTAAAGTTGCTAAGATCTTGGGACCTCGTGGTTTGATGCCAAATCCAAAAATCGGTACAGTAACTATGAACGTTGCTGAAGCCGTAACTGCCGAGAAAAAAGGTAAGTTGGATTTCCGCGTTGATAAAGCGGGTATCGTACACGCTGGTATCGGTAAGAAATCTATGGGCGATGCTAAACTTCGTGAAAACTTCATGACTCTTTTGAGCGCGATCGTTAAAGCGAAACCAGCATCTTCAAAAGGTATCTACCTTCGTTCTATCGCTGTGGCATCTACTATGGGTCCTGGCGTTAAGATCGAGCCAAATGCGGCAGCAGCTGCAGCTGGCGCGGCTACAACGTAG
- the rplK gene encoding 50S ribosomal protein L11 — MAKKVTGMIKLQIPAGKANPAPPVGPALGQHGVNIMEFCKQFNARTQALGDSIIPIIITVYQDRSFTFITKTPPVSSLIKKALKLESGSKMPQKDKVGKIKQDQIKTIATTKLPDLNCLKVESAMSQVAGTAKSMGIELAD; from the coding sequence ATGGCAAAAAAAGTTACAGGAATGATCAAGCTGCAAATACCGGCAGGGAAAGCTAATCCAGCTCCACCCGTTGGACCGGCACTTGGACAGCACGGGGTAAACATCATGGAATTCTGTAAGCAGTTCAACGCTCGTACACAAGCGTTGGGTGATAGCATCATCCCTATCATCATCACTGTTTATCAGGACAGATCGTTTACTTTCATCACAAAAACACCACCGGTGTCTTCTTTGATCAAAAAGGCGTTGAAACTGGAATCAGGTTCAAAAATGCCTCAAAAAGACAAAGTTGGAAAAATTAAACAAGATCAAATCAAAACTATCGCTACAACGAAGTTGCCTGATTTGAACTGCTTGAAAGTTGAATCAGCAATGTCACAAGTTGCGGGTACAGCTAAGAGCATGGGCATCGAGCTAGCTGACTAG
- the nusG gene encoding transcription termination/antitermination protein NusG produces MEKKWYIVNVQTSCENTAKKAIEEKIKTSKMEEFFGEILIPAESVVELVKGQKQTKSRKFFPGYIFVQMFLNDETWHLVRNSSKVTGFVGGTKTRPPEVPEAEVLRVTQQMAGVAEKPKPRVKFSVGENVTVVDGPFSNFQGTVEEVNEDKAKLKVLVSIFGRPTPVELDYIQVEKQ; encoded by the coding sequence ATGGAAAAAAAATGGTACATCGTTAACGTTCAAACGAGCTGTGAAAACACGGCAAAAAAAGCCATCGAAGAAAAAATCAAAACTTCTAAGATGGAAGAGTTCTTTGGCGAAATCTTGATCCCTGCGGAAAGCGTAGTGGAACTCGTAAAAGGCCAAAAACAGACTAAATCGCGTAAATTTTTCCCGGGTTATATCTTCGTTCAGATGTTTTTGAATGATGAGACTTGGCATTTGGTACGAAATTCGTCTAAGGTGACGGGCTTCGTAGGCGGTACTAAAACTCGTCCTCCGGAAGTTCCAGAGGCGGAAGTTCTTCGTGTAACTCAGCAAATGGCTGGCGTTGCAGAAAAACCAAAACCACGCGTGAAGTTCTCTGTAGGTGAGAATGTGACTGTTGTAGACGGTCCATTCAGCAACTTCCAAGGAACTGTAGAAGAAGTAAACGAGGACAAAGCGAAGCTTAAAGTTCTTGTGAGCATCTTCGGTAGACCAACTCCAGTTGAGTTGGACTACATTCAGGTAGAAAAACAGTAA
- the secE gene encoding preprotein translocase subunit SecE encodes MEKTNAKVLTLSFAAAGALVGLTTSLLIKAFAGAFGVVARAADSDLVRHGLPVALGFAVFAALQFNPRVRAWGDEVVNEIRKVVWPSRKDTTAMTIVCVVMVLISSVIISTFDLFSGFFINILMK; translated from the coding sequence ATGGAAAAAACGAATGCTAAGGTTTTGACTCTGAGTTTCGCTGCAGCTGGTGCCCTTGTAGGTTTGACCACTTCTCTTCTTATTAAAGCTTTTGCTGGCGCATTCGGCGTTGTTGCAAGAGCAGCAGACTCAGACTTGGTAAGACACGGTCTTCCAGTAGCTTTGGGTTTTGCAGTATTCGCAGCTTTGCAATTCAACCCACGCGTTCGTGCTTGGGGCGACGAAGTTGTAAACGAAATCCGTAAAGTAGTATGGCCTTCACGTAAAGACACAACTGCGATGACTATCGTATGTGTTGTGATGGTTCTTATCTCTAGTGTGATCATCAGCACGTTCGATCTATTCTCGGGCTTCTTTATCAATATTCTAATGAAGTAA
- the tuf gene encoding elongation factor Tu, translating to MSKEKFNRSKPHVNIGTIGHVDHGKTTLTAAITTTLAAAGKAQAMSYDQIDKSPEERERGITISTTHVEYETDKRHYAHVDCPGHADYVKNMITGAAQMDGAILVVSSADGPMPQTREHILLARQVGVPALVVFMNKVDMVDDKELLELVELEVRELLSKYEFPGDEIPVVKGSALKALEGDTSEIGRPAIMKLMDACDAYIPEPVRATDKTFLMPVEDVFSISGRGTVVTGRVERGIVKVGDEIEIIGIRPTQKTTVTGIEMFRKLLDEGQAGDNCGVLLRGTKKEEVERGQVLAKPGSVKPHKKFKAEAYILTKEEGGRHTPFFNGYRPQFYFRTTDVTGVCTLKAGTEMVMPGDRVELAVELIAPIAMEKELRFAIREGGRTVGAGVVVEILE from the coding sequence ATGTCTAAAGAGAAATTTAACCGCTCGAAGCCGCACGTAAATATCGGCACAATCGGTCACGTTGACCATGGTAAAACAACTTTGACTGCTGCTATCACTACTACTCTTGCAGCAGCTGGTAAAGCTCAGGCGATGTCTTACGATCAAATCGATAAGTCTCCTGAAGAGAGAGAACGTGGTATCACTATCTCTACAACTCACGTTGAGTACGAAACTGACAAACGTCACTACGCTCACGTTGACTGCCCAGGCCATGCCGACTACGTAAAAAACATGATCACTGGTGCTGCTCAAATGGACGGCGCTATCCTAGTTGTATCTTCAGCTGACGGTCCTATGCCACAAACTCGTGAGCATATCCTTCTTGCTCGTCAAGTAGGTGTACCTGCTCTAGTTGTTTTCATGAACAAAGTAGACATGGTTGACGATAAAGAACTTCTTGAGCTTGTTGAGCTTGAAGTTCGCGAACTTCTTTCTAAGTACGAATTCCCTGGCGATGAAATCCCAGTAGTAAAAGGTTCTGCTTTGAAAGCTTTGGAAGGTGATACTTCTGAAATCGGTCGCCCAGCTATCATGAAATTGATGGACGCTTGCGACGCTTATATCCCAGAACCAGTTCGTGCAACTGACAAAACTTTCTTGATGCCAGTAGAGGACGTATTCTCTATCTCTGGTCGTGGTACAGTTGTTACTGGCCGTGTAGAGCGTGGTATCGTTAAAGTTGGTGACGAGATCGAAATCATCGGTATCCGTCCAACTCAAAAAACTACAGTAACTGGTATCGAGATGTTCCGTAAACTTCTTGATGAAGGTCAAGCTGGCGATAACTGCGGTGTTCTTCTTCGTGGTACTAAAAAAGAAGAAGTTGAACGTGGTCAAGTTTTGGCTAAACCAGGTTCAGTTAAACCTCACAAAAAATTCAAAGCTGAGGCTTACATCCTTACTAAAGAAGAAGGTGGTCGTCATACTCCATTCTTCAATGGTTACCGTCCTCAATTCTACTTCCGTACAACTGACGTAACTGGCGTTTGTACTTTGAAAGCTGGAACTGAAATGGTTATGCCTGGTGACCGTGTTGAATTGGCAGTTGAGTTGATCGCTCCAATCGCTATGGAAAAAGAATTGCGTTTCGCAATCCGCGAAGGTGGCCGTACAGTAGGCGCCGGCGTAGTTGTAGAAATCCTTGAGTAG
- a CDS encoding RNA methyltransferase — MKRNNSRPPQKNSRPQQGGRPQQGGRPQQQHAPRSENQIPREWRIVVGNHAIREALLIRPKKVKGMWLKNGWENSADLKELEALARRQGVKIDTRQESVIDKFGSSHQGAAVFVDGAPEFDAKNFAKHDKSVVLMLDGIEDPHNLGAIVRTSWLTGAHGVLIPEDRAVGLTPTVHKVACGGVEHVPVEATTNFSKHAEELKNLGYWIFGLSPRGTRSIFELDLPEKVVWAIGAEDKGLRVTTERLCDELVFIPQSSASASYNASVATAMALTETLRQHAPRGNRKKSQSDE, encoded by the coding sequence ATGAAGAGAAATAATTCCCGTCCTCCACAAAAAAACTCTCGTCCACAACAAGGTGGTCGTCCCCAGCAGGGCGGTCGCCCTCAGCAGCAGCATGCTCCTCGCTCGGAAAATCAAATTCCTCGAGAGTGGCGTATTGTCGTTGGCAATCACGCGATTCGCGAAGCATTGCTTATTCGCCCTAAGAAAGTGAAGGGCATGTGGTTGAAAAATGGCTGGGAAAATTCTGCTGATTTGAAAGAGCTTGAAGCGCTTGCACGCAGACAGGGTGTGAAGATCGATACTCGACAAGAGTCTGTAATTGATAAATTTGGATCGTCTCATCAAGGGGCGGCTGTTTTTGTCGATGGAGCGCCTGAATTTGATGCAAAGAATTTCGCGAAACACGATAAATCAGTAGTGCTCATGTTGGATGGTATCGAAGATCCGCACAACCTGGGTGCGATCGTTCGAACATCATGGTTGACGGGTGCACATGGTGTTTTAATTCCCGAAGACCGCGCGGTGGGTCTAACTCCCACAGTGCATAAAGTTGCGTGTGGCGGTGTTGAACATGTGCCTGTTGAAGCGACAACAAACTTCAGTAAGCATGCGGAAGAATTGAAAAATTTAGGTTATTGGATTTTCGGTTTGAGTCCTCGCGGAACGCGATCAATTTTCGAATTAGACCTTCCTGAAAAGGTTGTTTGGGCAATCGGTGCAGAAGATAAAGGTTTAAGAGTGACAACAGAAAGATTGTGTGATGAATTAGTTTTCATTCCGCAGTCGAGTGCATCGGCGTCTTATAATGCATCGGTAGCCACCGCAATGGCTCTTACCGAAACATTGAGACAGCACGCGCCGCGCGGCAATCGTAAAAAATCACAGTCTGACGAATAA
- the pyrF gene encoding orotidine-5'-phosphate decarboxylase, which translates to MNRNVKARPMNNPIILALDVDTKEQALQIADQLSDIVGGFKLGPRLCLRYGMEFVKEIAQRGPIFLDNKHFDIPSTMEAAVRASFDAGASLVTVHALSGSEALKKMAEVEKELNQIRPFKILAVTILTSWDQNSLPSNLKPQPIAQHVSDLATLVQESGLSSIVCSPHELDLLQNRGLYLVTPGIRNNMHASGDQKRIMGPKEALNLGASALVIGRPILEAKNIKEAATEFVMAVYEEK; encoded by the coding sequence ATGAATAGAAACGTGAAAGCCCGCCCGATGAACAATCCTATCATTCTTGCCCTTGACGTTGATACGAAAGAGCAAGCACTTCAAATCGCGGATCAGCTTTCAGATATCGTAGGGGGCTTTAAACTCGGGCCCCGTTTGTGTCTACGCTACGGCATGGAGTTCGTGAAAGAGATCGCGCAACGTGGTCCCATCTTCCTCGACAATAAACACTTCGATATTCCTTCGACAATGGAAGCCGCAGTCAGAGCAAGCTTTGATGCGGGCGCCTCTCTGGTAACAGTTCATGCGCTAAGCGGTTCAGAAGCCTTGAAAAAAATGGCGGAAGTTGAAAAAGAGCTGAATCAAATTCGCCCTTTTAAAATCCTTGCCGTGACGATTCTAACTTCGTGGGATCAAAACTCTTTGCCGAGCAATTTGAAACCGCAGCCGATCGCTCAGCATGTGAGTGATCTTGCAACTTTGGTTCAAGAATCGGGGCTTTCAAGCATCGTTTGTTCGCCTCACGAGTTAGACCTTTTACAAAATCGCGGCCTCTACCTTGTCACGCCGGGAATTCGCAATAATATGCACGCTTCTGGCGATCAAAAACGTATCATGGGTCCTAAAGAGGCTTTAAACCTAGGTGCTTCTGCTTTAGTGATCGGTCGCCCGATTTTAGAGGCAAAAAATATAAAAGAAGCAGCAACAGAATTCGTAATGGCAGTATATGAAGAGAAATAA
- the purM gene encoding phosphoribosylformylglycinamidine cyclo-ligase, which translates to MSEVIDYAKAGVDIVKADAFVEKIKMLVPSTHNQNVVQGIGGFAALYKLAEDRMLASCTDGVGTKLKLAQEMNQHYGVGIDLVAMCVNDLLCVGAKPLFFLDYMAFGKLNTQVSEELIAGMVDGCKQSGMALIGGETAEMPGMYQQDEYDLAGFSVGDLNPQDMYKEENMQEGDVLLGIASSGFHSNGYSLVRKLVKEGELAIKKDLLTPTRIYVNLVKSLKESFPQAILAMAHITGGGIHNIPRISEKFDYQINAWPKLSELPEVFRVIADRASLPQEELYRTFNMGVGLVLLVKKNQAENMQRALQNIGEKCWRLGHIEKGHGEIHFNS; encoded by the coding sequence ATGTCTGAAGTTATTGATTACGCAAAAGCGGGTGTCGATATCGTGAAAGCGGATGCTTTCGTTGAAAAAATCAAAATGCTTGTGCCATCGACACATAACCAAAATGTAGTGCAGGGGATTGGTGGCTTCGCGGCCCTCTATAAGCTTGCTGAAGATCGTATGCTGGCCTCGTGCACGGATGGCGTGGGAACGAAACTGAAACTCGCGCAAGAGATGAATCAACACTACGGTGTCGGTATCGATTTGGTTGCGATGTGTGTGAACGACCTTTTGTGTGTGGGCGCAAAACCATTATTTTTCCTGGATTATATGGCCTTCGGAAAACTGAATACGCAAGTCAGCGAAGAACTCATCGCGGGTATGGTGGATGGCTGCAAACAATCGGGCATGGCCTTGATCGGCGGTGAAACGGCAGAGATGCCAGGCATGTACCAACAAGATGAATACGATCTTGCAGGTTTCAGCGTTGGCGATCTGAACCCTCAGGACATGTACAAAGAAGAAAATATGCAAGAAGGCGATGTTCTATTGGGGATCGCATCGAGCGGGTTTCATTCAAACGGATATTCGCTTGTTCGAAAGCTTGTTAAGGAAGGTGAATTAGCTATTAAAAAAGATCTTCTTACGCCAACCAGGATCTACGTAAATCTAGTGAAGTCACTCAAGGAAAGTTTTCCGCAGGCGATTTTAGCAATGGCGCATATCACGGGTGGAGGAATTCACAATATCCCGCGCATAAGTGAAAAATTCGATTATCAAATCAATGCATGGCCAAAGCTGTCAGAACTTCCCGAAGTTTTCCGTGTTATTGCCGATCGCGCGAGTCTTCCGCAAGAAGAGTTGTATCGCACCTTTAATATGGGTGTGGGTTTGGTATTACTGGTGAAGAAAAATCAGGCAGAAAACATGCAGCGCGCCCTGCAAAATATCGGGGAAAAATGTTGGAGATTGGGACACATCGAAAAAGGCCACGGTGAAATTCACTTCAACTCTTAA
- the purH gene encoding bifunctional phosphoribosylaminoimidazolecarboxamide formyltransferase/IMP cyclohydrolase produces the protein MTIKRALLSVSDKTGLIELAHALTKHHVELIASGGTAKSLEQAGFTVTPVEKVSGNPEAFQGRMKTLSFEISSALLFRRDDSNDLQTAKDLNIEAIDLVVVNLYPFHETLKKQAPFAECVENIDIGGPTMLRAAAKNHAAVTVLSSPEQYGAFMKEFNENNGATTLPFRQMCAAKVFTMTAFYDMAIAGYLTQASGKQLRYGENPHQSAVLLQDPFTEGLAHKESLQGKEMSYNNFLDADFAAQALKDMWAWQGDYTHPSVVVVKHNTPCGMAIAETPLRALQMAWKGDEKSSFGGVLALSFPVTEEIAVFFQDKFVEVIQAPGFSPAAQMMLKKNCRLVELDLKKENAWQIRSLEGGALLQQKDTFSTADFKTVTHTSFPQEKQKLAAFAFLCVKNLKSNAIAVCAQNGSEFEMVTLGSGQTNRVDCIEKLVIPRLQDKGIKDASQMVLASDAFFPFADSIEIAAKVGVKYIVQPGGSIKDQEVIAEADKQGIAMMFTGRRHFLH, from the coding sequence ATGACGATTAAAAGAGCTCTTTTAAGTGTCTCTGACAAAACGGGTCTGATTGAACTCGCCCACGCATTGACCAAACATCACGTTGAATTGATTGCTAGCGGAGGAACTGCAAAATCTCTGGAGCAAGCGGGTTTTACAGTGACTCCGGTTGAAAAAGTCAGCGGTAATCCCGAAGCATTTCAAGGACGCATGAAAACCTTAAGCTTTGAAATCTCTTCAGCACTTCTGTTCCGACGTGACGACAGCAATGATTTGCAGACTGCGAAAGATCTTAATATCGAAGCGATTGATCTTGTCGTGGTAAATCTTTATCCCTTCCACGAGACCTTAAAAAAACAAGCTCCGTTTGCAGAGTGTGTTGAAAACATTGATATCGGTGGTCCGACAATGCTTCGTGCAGCGGCAAAAAACCACGCTGCCGTGACAGTTCTTTCGAGTCCCGAGCAATATGGCGCTTTCATGAAAGAATTTAACGAAAACAACGGTGCGACGACTTTGCCGTTCCGCCAAATGTGTGCAGCCAAAGTTTTCACAATGACAGCATTCTATGACATGGCGATTGCCGGTTATTTGACGCAAGCAAGTGGTAAGCAATTAAGATACGGAGAAAATCCACATCAAAGCGCCGTCTTATTGCAAGACCCTTTCACTGAAGGCTTAGCACACAAGGAATCTCTGCAAGGCAAAGAAATGTCTTACAATAACTTCCTGGATGCTGACTTTGCGGCACAAGCATTGAAAGATATGTGGGCGTGGCAAGGGGATTACACTCATCCATCGGTTGTCGTTGTAAAACATAATACACCTTGTGGAATGGCGATCGCTGAAACTCCACTGCGTGCGTTGCAAATGGCATGGAAGGGCGACGAAAAAAGCTCTTTTGGAGGAGTTCTCGCCCTGAGTTTCCCAGTCACTGAGGAAATCGCGGTCTTCTTCCAGGATAAATTCGTTGAAGTGATTCAAGCACCTGGTTTTTCTCCCGCAGCCCAGATGATGCTTAAGAAAAATTGCCGTTTGGTTGAATTAGATCTTAAGAAAGAAAACGCATGGCAAATTCGCAGCCTGGAAGGCGGCGCTTTACTGCAGCAAAAAGATACGTTCTCGACGGCAGATTTTAAAACGGTGACGCACACATCATTCCCGCAGGAAAAACAAAAGCTCGCAGCATTTGCGTTCTTGTGTGTGAAAAACTTAAAGAGCAACGCCATTGCCGTCTGCGCACAGAATGGCAGCGAGTTTGAAATGGTCACACTAGGATCTGGTCAAACAAATCGTGTCGATTGCATTGAAAAACTGGTGATCCCGCGTTTGCAAGATAAGGGCATTAAAGATGCCTCCCAAATGGTGCTGGCATCCGATGCATTCTTTCCCTTCGCAGACTCGATCGAAATCGCAGCGAAAGTCGGTGTGAAATACATCGTGCAACCAGGTGGCTCGATCAAAGATCAAGAAGTGATTGCAGAAGCAGACAAACAAGGTATCGCGATGATGTTTACAGGTCGTCGTCATTTCTTACACTAA
- a CDS encoding phosphoribosylformylglycinamidine synthase subunit PurQ encodes MSITPNFLVLWGDGINCENETAKAVELAGGKAQKVHINELTANPTMLENFQAMVIPGGFSFGDHLGSGQVLSLKLERFVKKELQAFVKKFPVLGICNGFQALIRLGLLPDANFQKTCSLIKNEQGHFENKWVTLERNAQSPCVWTQYLPNEFVLPARHGEGRFICQSEEVLMGLHNNNQVVLRYKENFNGAVDRIAGVCDPSGLVFALMPHPEAAVYDWHLPFEGTAYGLEFFKSAVKYLKGQHS; translated from the coding sequence ATGTCTATCACTCCTAATTTTCTTGTTCTTTGGGGCGACGGAATTAACTGTGAAAATGAAACGGCCAAAGCTGTAGAGCTTGCTGGCGGCAAAGCACAGAAAGTTCACATCAATGAACTGACTGCCAATCCCACGATGCTTGAAAACTTTCAGGCCATGGTGATCCCCGGCGGTTTTTCATTCGGAGACCATTTAGGAAGCGGACAAGTTTTATCATTAAAGCTAGAACGCTTCGTGAAAAAAGAACTGCAAGCTTTTGTAAAGAAGTTTCCAGTTCTAGGTATCTGTAACGGCTTTCAAGCTTTGATTCGCTTAGGTCTTTTGCCTGATGCGAACTTTCAAAAAACGTGTTCGCTGATTAAAAACGAACAAGGTCATTTTGAAAATAAGTGGGTGACACTCGAAAGAAATGCGCAAAGCCCTTGTGTGTGGACTCAATATCTGCCGAATGAATTTGTCCTGCCAGCACGTCACGGTGAAGGCCGCTTCATTTGTCAAAGTGAAGAAGTTCTTATGGGCCTTCACAATAATAATCAGGTCGTTCTGCGCTACAAAGAAAACTTTAACGGCGCGGTCGATCGGATCGCTGGCGTTTGTGATCCCTCCGGTTTGGTTTTCGCACTGATGCCTCACCCCGAGGCGGCGGTTTACGACTGGCATCTTCCTTTCGAAGGAACTGCTTACGGGCTCGAATTTTTTAAATCTGCTGTGAAATATTTGAAAGGACAACACTCATGA